A stretch of Synergistales bacterium DNA encodes these proteins:
- a CDS encoding LamB/YcsF family protein, with amino-acid sequence MPRIDFNSDLGEDFGVYSIGMDSQIMEQITSANVACGFHAGDPSVMRKTVATAKEKGVAVGAHPGYPDLLGFGRRSMKCKPEEVYDYCLYQIGALMAFAALEGVAVQHVKAHGALYNDSAKSPEHAEAIAQATRDAGRGEIILMGLANTAFGPAAEKVKVPFAAEAFADRAYQSNGHLVPRGTPGAVLHDPAVAAQRVLGMITDGTVESIDGEQIALRPTSICLHGDTGEAVEMSASIRRHLEEAGVSVVPMKELVGR; translated from the coding sequence ATGCCCAGGATTGATTTCAACAGTGACCTTGGAGAGGATTTCGGCGTCTATTCCATCGGGATGGACAGCCAGATCATGGAGCAGATCACCTCGGCCAACGTCGCCTGCGGATTCCACGCCGGCGACCCGTCGGTGATGCGGAAAACGGTGGCGACGGCGAAGGAGAAGGGGGTCGCCGTAGGCGCCCACCCGGGGTATCCCGATCTGCTTGGCTTCGGCCGCCGCTCCATGAAATGCAAACCTGAAGAGGTCTATGACTACTGCCTCTATCAGATAGGGGCGCTGATGGCCTTTGCGGCCCTGGAGGGCGTGGCCGTACAGCATGTGAAGGCCCACGGCGCGCTCTACAACGACTCGGCGAAATCGCCGGAACACGCCGAGGCCATCGCCCAAGCCACCAGGGATGCGGGCAGGGGAGAGATCATCCTGATGGGGCTTGCGAATACCGCCTTCGGACCCGCAGCCGAGAAGGTGAAGGTGCCCTTTGCGGCGGAAGCCTTCGCTGACCGCGCCTATCAGTCCAACGGCCATCTCGTGCCGAGGGGAACCCCCGGAGCGGTGCTGCACGATCCAGCTGTGGCTGCACAGCGGGTGCTCGGCATGATCACCGATGGGACTGTAGAAAGTATCGACGGAGAGCAGATCGCACTCCGGCCAACCTCCATCTGCCTGCATGGCGATACCGGGGAGGCCGTGGAGATGTCGGCCTCGATCCGGCGTCATCTGGAGGAGGCCGGTGTCTCGGTGGTCCCGATGAAGGAGCTGGTTGGCAGATGA
- a CDS encoding putative hydro-lyase translates to MTDRTQYATPEKARRAIRDGEWTGPTSGLVPGAAQANLVMLPREWAYDFLLFAQRNPKPCPVLDVTEMGDPEPRGVAPGADIRTDLPRYRVWRKGELAEEREEVASLWDDSMVGFLLGCSFTFEWAMLQAHIPVRHIELGRNVPMYRTTVPCREAGRLSGTMVVSMRPIPEQLVTKTVIITSHYPSVHGAPVQIGHPEGIGITDLDAPDFGDPVPVREGEVPVFWACGVTPQSILMSSRPPFAITHAPGHMFICSVRDSEYAIC, encoded by the coding sequence ATGACCGATCGAACGCAGTACGCCACGCCGGAGAAGGCCCGCAGAGCAATACGGGACGGAGAGTGGACAGGCCCCACCTCGGGCCTGGTGCCGGGAGCAGCGCAGGCGAATCTCGTGATGCTGCCCAGAGAGTGGGCCTACGATTTCCTGCTGTTCGCCCAGCGGAATCCAAAACCCTGCCCCGTGCTCGACGTGACGGAGATGGGCGACCCCGAACCCCGGGGGGTCGCTCCCGGTGCGGATATACGGACCGACCTGCCCCGGTACCGGGTTTGGCGGAAGGGCGAACTGGCGGAGGAGCGGGAGGAGGTGGCTTCCCTGTGGGACGACAGTATGGTCGGCTTCCTCCTTGGATGCTCCTTCACCTTTGAATGGGCCATGCTGCAGGCCCACATCCCGGTGCGTCATATCGAACTGGGGCGGAACGTGCCGATGTACAGAACGACGGTTCCCTGCAGAGAGGCCGGGCGACTGAGCGGTACCATGGTGGTCAGCATGCGCCCCATTCCGGAACAGCTGGTCACGAAAACAGTCATCATCACCAGTCACTATCCTTCGGTGCACGGAGCACCGGTGCAGATCGGACATCCCGAAGGAATCGGCATCACCGATCTGGATGCTCCCGACTTTGGGGATCCCGTTCCGGTGAGGGAGGGGGAGGTGCCCGTTTTCTGGGCCTGCGGGGTGACACCACAGAGTATCCTTATGTCCTCCCGCCCACCCTTTGCCATCACCCATGCGCCGGGACATATGTTCATCTGCTCGGTCAGGGATTCCGAATACGCCATCTGTTAG
- a CDS encoding phenylacetate--CoA ligase: MVGKAETGDRRPMDRLRGTLQRIWEERTPYSETMKQAGVQPADIRNREDVALLPFMKKSDLRDHYPLGLIACPKEDLVRVHASSGTTGKPTVVAYTERDIATWTEIMAHRLRVAGVTPGDVFQVALGYGLFTGALGFHWGAEALGAMVVPSGGGFTERQIMLMEDLGTTVFTSTPSYALHLAERIRDMEGVGELSLRIGIFGAEAWSEGMRSRIEKDLGITALDSYGLSEVIGPGVGMECPEKQGCHISDEHFLIEVINPETEEVLPKGEMGELVITTLTKEALPVVRYRTGDITRILPGSCPCGSTEPRIDRIQGRSDDMLIIRGVNVFPSQVEVALSRVEELALQYCLEVTEKDYMKELAVHCETIEPLSEERTGQIARRALKAIHEVTGIRTSVNLLPPGSLERSAGKAKRIVQPV; the protein is encoded by the coding sequence ATGGTTGGAAAAGCAGAGACAGGCGACAGAAGGCCGATGGATAGACTGAGGGGAACGCTCCAGCGCATCTGGGAGGAGCGGACACCCTACAGCGAAACAATGAAGCAGGCAGGTGTACAGCCGGCGGACATCAGAAACCGCGAGGATGTCGCGCTGCTCCCCTTTATGAAAAAGAGCGACCTCAGGGACCACTATCCCCTTGGCCTGATCGCCTGCCCGAAAGAGGATCTTGTCCGGGTGCATGCATCCTCCGGGACCACCGGGAAACCGACGGTGGTCGCCTATACGGAGCGGGATATCGCGACCTGGACGGAGATCATGGCGCACCGGCTCCGGGTGGCGGGTGTGACACCGGGGGATGTCTTCCAGGTTGCCCTGGGGTACGGGCTCTTTACCGGGGCTCTCGGGTTCCACTGGGGCGCCGAGGCATTGGGGGCCATGGTGGTTCCCTCCGGCGGGGGGTTTACGGAACGGCAGATCATGCTCATGGAGGATCTCGGTACGACGGTCTTTACCAGCACCCCCTCCTACGCTCTCCATCTGGCCGAGCGGATCCGCGATATGGAGGGCGTAGGGGAGCTCTCGCTTCGGATCGGCATCTTCGGCGCCGAGGCATGGTCTGAAGGAATGCGTTCCCGTATAGAGAAGGATCTGGGGATCACCGCGCTGGACTCCTACGGTCTCTCCGAGGTGATCGGCCCCGGGGTGGGGATGGAGTGCCCGGAAAAGCAGGGCTGCCACATCTCCGACGAGCATTTCCTTATCGAGGTGATCAACCCGGAGACAGAAGAGGTGCTTCCGAAGGGAGAGATGGGCGAATTGGTCATCACCACCCTTACCAAGGAAGCGCTGCCCGTGGTCCGCTACCGCACCGGGGATATCACCCGCATCCTTCCGGGCTCCTGTCCCTGCGGTTCCACCGAACCGCGTATCGACAGGATTCAGGGGAGGAGCGACGATATGCTGATCATCCGAGGGGTCAACGTCTTCCCCTCCCAGGTCGAGGTCGCCCTGAGCCGCGTCGAGGAGCTCGCACTCCAGTACTGCCTCGAGGTAACGGAGAAGGACTACATGAAGGAACTCGCCGTCCACTGCGAGACCATCGAACCCCTTTCGGAGGAGCGGACCGGCCAGATCGCCAGGAGGGCCCTGAAGGCCATCCACGAGGTAACGGGCATCCGCACCTCCGTGAACCTGCTTCCCCCCGGAAGTCTGGAACGTTCCGCCGGGAAGGCGAAGCGTATTGTGCAGCCCGTATAG
- a CDS encoding C69 family dipeptidase, producing the protein MGRELRCVLALVIAVFVVTGVAGGAAACTAVYAGSDVTADGSVLIARNEDYGSANWPKHMVVRPREEHKAGAMQEFVTGLAVPWPSVGYRYTAVPDWDPSWGPFEEAGVNEKGVAVSATLSAESNEAVQAADPFIENAGIEEAVIPSLILPRADTAREGVELLGTFVEKYGAMAGNGLAIADKQEIWQMEIGSGHQWVAVRVPDDRCVVAANAFRLKHVDLTDSDNVMASGKVFSLAKEEGFLAEGSTRDDFDFAGTYGVMGDPYNTYRIWLGQKLLTPSVQQNPESERFPLYMTPDEPIKPRDVMDVLRADYSGTVLEGKAERPIGYHGTLESHIIQLRPDLPELISPLIWQCFGTAPYSVYLPFYGSITETPELFRRGNDQYSPNSAWWIFRSVAALAKTDEQRLGSQLQELWRSYEEGLLSRQPYVDEMIASMLADGKGRQAQQLVDDYSSNTAIAAVEQARAYGRQLVTLLTKAGEKDYDPKLCR; encoded by the coding sequence GTGGGTAGAGAACTGCGGTGTGTCCTGGCATTGGTAATCGCTGTTTTCGTGGTCACAGGGGTAGCCGGAGGCGCGGCGGCCTGTACCGCGGTCTACGCCGGATCGGATGTCACGGCTGACGGGTCTGTGTTGATCGCCCGTAACGAGGACTACGGTTCGGCAAACTGGCCCAAGCACATGGTGGTCCGTCCGCGGGAGGAGCACAAAGCGGGTGCAATGCAGGAGTTCGTGACGGGGCTCGCTGTTCCCTGGCCGTCTGTTGGCTACAGGTACACAGCCGTCCCGGACTGGGATCCCTCCTGGGGGCCCTTTGAGGAAGCGGGCGTCAACGAAAAGGGGGTCGCGGTGAGCGCCACCCTGAGTGCGGAGTCCAATGAAGCCGTTCAGGCTGCCGATCCCTTTATCGAGAACGCGGGAATCGAGGAAGCGGTCATTCCCTCACTCATCCTTCCCAGAGCCGATACGGCACGGGAAGGTGTGGAACTGCTGGGGACCTTCGTTGAGAAATACGGGGCCATGGCCGGCAATGGGCTTGCCATCGCCGACAAACAGGAAATCTGGCAGATGGAGATCGGTTCCGGCCATCAGTGGGTGGCGGTGCGAGTGCCCGACGACCGGTGTGTGGTGGCTGCCAACGCCTTCCGTCTCAAGCATGTGGACCTCACCGACAGCGACAACGTGATGGCCTCCGGGAAGGTCTTCTCGCTGGCAAAGGAAGAGGGGTTTCTGGCAGAGGGCTCCACTCGGGATGACTTCGACTTCGCCGGAACCTATGGAGTGATGGGTGATCCCTACAATACCTACCGCATCTGGCTTGGCCAGAAGCTGCTGACCCCCTCTGTCCAACAGAATCCGGAATCCGAGCGGTTCCCCCTCTACATGACCCCGGACGAACCGATCAAACCGCGTGATGTCATGGATGTGCTGCGCGCCGACTATTCCGGCACCGTGCTGGAGGGCAAGGCGGAGCGCCCCATCGGCTACCACGGGACGCTGGAAAGCCATATCATCCAGCTGCGGCCGGATCTCCCCGAACTGATTTCCCCTCTGATCTGGCAGTGTTTCGGCACGGCCCCGTACAGTGTCTATCTTCCTTTCTACGGGAGCATCACCGAAACCCCGGAACTCTTCCGGCGCGGCAACGACCAGTACAGCCCCAACTCGGCATGGTGGATCTTCAGAAGCGTAGCGGCGCTGGCGAAGACCGATGAACAGCGGCTGGGAAGCCAGTTGCAGGAGCTGTGGCGGAGCTACGAAGAGGGGCTGCTCTCCCGCCAGCCCTACGTGGACGAGATGATCGCTTCCATGCTCGCCGACGGGAAGGGCCGGCAGGCCCAGCAATTGGTGGACGACTATTCCAGCAACACCGCCATCGCTGCCGTCGAACAGGCAAGGGCGTACGGAAGGCAACTGGTCACGCTGTTGACCAAAGCCGGCGAGAAGGACTACGACCCGAAACTCTGCCGGTAG
- a CDS encoding glutathione S-transferase N-terminal domain-containing protein — MSVKVYSTSSCPWCDKAKGYLQQQGVDFEAIDVGADRAAAMEMVRKTQQMGVPVVEIGENFIVGFDKPAIDKALQEQGLL; from the coding sequence ATGTCGGTAAAAGTTTACTCCACGAGTAGCTGCCCCTGGTGTGACAAGGCAAAGGGATATCTCCAGCAGCAGGGTGTGGATTTCGAAGCCATCGACGTCGGTGCGGACAGGGCAGCCGCTATGGAAATGGTTCGCAAAACCCAGCAAATGGGGGTGCCTGTCGTCGAAATCGGAGAGAACTTCATTGTCGGTTTCGATAAGCCGGCTATCGATAAAGCACTGCAGGAGCAGGGGCTGCTCTAA